A section of the Leminorella richardii genome encodes:
- a CDS encoding autotransporter outer membrane beta-barrel domain-containing protein has protein sequence MNHIYRLVWDHLTGWKVVSEFGRSKKKSSPSRRGRALASAIIGLSAISSAYAVDYPNGLTVNAGELIEVTESQIQTQSDNAHGVVMEGNGLTLTNSDILTTGKNASGMWLSAGQTEMTGGHITVSNESSDGVTATSGASVSLIGTTIQVGGQKSYGVRASSGASVTLDGVTITNNSNSGNVGVFVKDLGTIGSIKDSHLIIGGAAGEGLWAADGGKLTATGGTIEGSLSNQTGIRAEGAQSWVQASGVDISLQGKYSVGAAVAGGSTLILDGATITNSGDNGVGLLAVSKASDTTFAPGSLIEANNTHITMTGKNSYGIQVSDGSRVEISGSRIDIDGQNALGVTIQALPTADHQSVEGPRMVMKQSTLSTKNDNGYGFFLTSYNTPNIAHLELQDVAIETEGNGAHGIISYGSDNIVKAERVNIHVKGQESSAFMMMVDSGVSGEFSFKDSSLVSEQFAAFTVANATGGLISLTNSEVSSGSDELIYVMGNGSEAHLRADSSTLNGNVKLDAGSSIDMALTNGTQWNGAAERVDKLTMSDSLWNVKQDSYVGSLTANGATIALSAPAAGIFKTLSLGSLAGQNATFELNTVLNEGGSATESDRVHITGDADGNHSLVIHNAGGLGALTVGDGIQVVQIDGSATGGFTLGNTVSAGAYQYMLYQGGESDANDWYLRSYLTPTPPAPEPDPDPNPNPNPEPGVTPPAPKPKPQILYRPEVAGYVAAPYLNQQYGFDTIGSFQERKGDSTVTRKDSAWGRISGQRIDNESGRFNYKTDTWFVQLGSDIYDSISDSGTRAVGGLMMTLGRQNTDARDSVRRLSPLLSAKTGKVDSDGYGLGAYYSVSMANGAYIDVVGQGTYYRNDYSSDHNAKQNGYGAVTSIEAGHGFALGSGWSVQPQAQLMYQYLHLSDFNDGVSRVDGVSESSGRARGGLRIEKQMDSVKPYITMDVIHQLGDSPDVRVADTTVKSDFTDTWWRAGAGVSANLSDSVSVYGDLKYQKDTSSSADGYGGSFGIKVSF, from the coding sequence TTGAATCATATCTATCGTCTCGTATGGGACCACCTCACTGGCTGGAAAGTCGTTTCTGAATTCGGCCGCAGCAAAAAGAAATCTTCTCCCTCTCGCCGCGGTCGCGCGCTTGCCAGCGCCATTATTGGACTTAGTGCCATTTCCTCTGCGTATGCAGTCGATTACCCTAACGGGTTGACTGTGAATGCCGGAGAACTGATAGAAGTTACGGAAAGCCAAATCCAAACGCAGAGCGATAATGCGCACGGCGTTGTGATGGAAGGAAATGGCTTAACGCTGACGAATTCAGACATTTTAACAACCGGTAAAAACGCCAGCGGTATGTGGCTGAGCGCAGGCCAAACCGAGATGACCGGCGGACATATTACCGTTTCTAACGAGAGCTCTGACGGCGTGACCGCAACGTCCGGCGCGTCGGTTTCACTTATTGGCACGACTATTCAGGTCGGTGGACAGAAGTCCTACGGCGTTCGCGCTTCTAGCGGCGCTAGCGTGACGCTGGACGGCGTGACGATAACCAACAACAGCAACAGCGGCAACGTTGGCGTATTTGTCAAAGATCTGGGCACGATAGGCAGCATCAAAGACAGCCACCTGATCATCGGCGGGGCTGCCGGAGAGGGACTATGGGCAGCAGACGGCGGCAAGCTGACGGCTACCGGCGGCACTATCGAGGGCAGTTTAAGCAACCAGACGGGGATCAGGGCGGAAGGCGCACAGTCTTGGGTTCAGGCCAGCGGCGTTGACATTTCTCTGCAGGGTAAATACTCCGTGGGTGCCGCAGTAGCGGGCGGCAGTACACTCATCCTTGACGGTGCCACAATAACGAATTCCGGCGATAACGGAGTTGGTCTGCTTGCCGTTTCTAAAGCTTCTGATACCACGTTTGCACCCGGTAGCCTGATTGAGGCTAACAATACCCATATCACCATGACCGGTAAAAACAGCTACGGCATACAGGTCAGCGACGGCTCTCGGGTTGAGATTAGCGGCAGCCGCATTGATATTGATGGGCAAAACGCCCTTGGTGTGACTATACAGGCGCTACCCACAGCGGATCACCAATCCGTTGAAGGGCCGCGTATGGTTATGAAGCAAAGTACGCTCTCAACAAAAAATGATAACGGTTACGGTTTCTTCCTGACTAGCTACAACACGCCTAACATTGCGCATCTTGAACTGCAGGATGTTGCTATTGAGACTGAAGGAAACGGTGCGCACGGCATTATTTCCTACGGTTCTGACAATATCGTCAAGGCCGAGCGGGTAAATATTCACGTTAAGGGTCAAGAAAGCTCAGCGTTTATGATGATGGTGGATAGCGGCGTCAGCGGTGAGTTCAGCTTTAAAGATAGCTCGTTAGTGAGCGAGCAGTTTGCTGCGTTCACAGTAGCAAACGCAACCGGAGGTCTGATTTCACTGACTAACAGTGAGGTCAGCTCTGGCAGTGATGAACTGATTTACGTTATGGGCAACGGATCTGAAGCCCACTTGCGGGCAGACTCTTCTACCCTGAACGGTAACGTTAAGCTTGATGCCGGCAGCAGTATTGACATGGCGCTGACAAACGGCACGCAGTGGAACGGTGCTGCCGAGCGCGTAGACAAGCTGACGATGAGCGACAGCCTTTGGAATGTGAAACAGGACTCTTACGTCGGCAGCCTGACGGCAAACGGTGCGACTATCGCGCTTAGCGCGCCGGCAGCAGGAATCTTTAAAACACTTTCGCTGGGTTCTCTGGCGGGGCAAAACGCGACCTTTGAGCTAAATACCGTGCTTAATGAAGGCGGCAGCGCGACGGAAAGCGACCGAGTACACATTACCGGTGACGCTGACGGCAATCACAGCTTGGTCATCCACAACGCTGGTGGTTTAGGCGCCTTGACCGTAGGAGATGGCATTCAGGTAGTGCAAATTGACGGCAGCGCGACCGGAGGATTCACTCTTGGTAATACGGTCAGCGCCGGTGCCTATCAGTATATGCTTTATCAGGGAGGAGAATCCGATGCTAACGACTGGTATCTTCGTTCTTACCTGACGCCAACGCCTCCTGCGCCAGAACCCGATCCGGATCCAAATCCAAATCCGAACCCTGAGCCGGGCGTAACGCCTCCAGCACCGAAGCCAAAGCCACAGATTCTGTATCGGCCTGAAGTGGCGGGCTATGTGGCGGCTCCCTATTTGAACCAGCAGTATGGGTTTGACACCATAGGGTCATTCCAAGAGCGTAAAGGCGACAGCACTGTCACCCGTAAAGACAGCGCCTGGGGGCGAATCAGCGGCCAGCGTATAGACAATGAGTCCGGACGCTTTAACTACAAAACTGACACCTGGTTTGTTCAACTGGGTTCAGACATTTATGACAGCATCAGTGACTCCGGCACTCGTGCCGTTGGCGGCCTGATGATGACGCTGGGGCGCCAGAATACCGACGCTCGCGACAGCGTTCGTCGCCTGTCTCCTTTGCTTTCAGCTAAAACCGGAAAAGTGGACAGTGACGGTTACGGTCTGGGCGCCTACTACTCCGTGTCGATGGCAAACGGTGCCTATATTGATGTGGTCGGGCAGGGCACTTACTACCGCAATGACTACAGCAGTGACCATAACGCCAAGCAGAACGGCTACGGTGCCGTCACCTCTATCGAAGCCGGCCACGGGTTTGCGCTCGGTTCGGGCTGGAGCGTGCAGCCTCAGGCACAGCTGATGTATCAATATCTACATTTGAGCGACTTTAACGACGGCGTAAGTCGCGTTGATGGGGTTTCTGAAAGCAGCGGTCGCGCTCGCGGCGGTTTGCGCATTGAGAAGCAGATGGACAGCGTAAAGCCCTATATCACGATGGACGTGATTCACCAGTTGGGCGACTCGCCGGACGTTCGCGTAGCGGATACCACCGTGAAGAGCGATTTCACTGACACATGGTGGAGAGCCGGAGCGGGCGTCAGCGCTAACCTGTCTGACAGCGTTTCTGTTTACGGTGACTTGAAATACCAGAAGGACACGTCGTCCAGCGCTGACGGCTACGGCGGCAGCTTTGGTATCAAAGTGAGTTTCTAA
- a CDS encoding DUF1622 domain-containing protein encodes MVTILQLLADIISIISIFIIAYGAIVSIITFVRNELKPRYGALNDLRPVRATLSSYLLLGIEVLIASLILKTILEPNYSALIVLGAIVAVRLLMSLFLNREIVDLAALQQKEALQPTSAEKAAVEAEEKIIVSSEETKHAH; translated from the coding sequence ATGGTCACTATTCTACAGCTACTTGCTGATATCATTAGTATTATCAGCATTTTTATTATCGCCTACGGCGCGATTGTCTCCATTATTACCTTCGTTCGTAACGAGCTTAAGCCTCGCTATGGCGCATTAAACGATCTCAGACCCGTTCGAGCGACTCTGAGCTCCTATCTTCTGCTCGGTATTGAAGTGCTAATCGCCTCGCTGATTCTCAAGACGATTTTAGAACCCAACTACAGCGCGCTGATTGTCCTAGGTGCTATCGTTGCAGTTCGCCTGCTGATGTCACTGTTCCTCAATCGAGAAATTGTCGATCTGGCTGCATTGCAGCAAAAAGAAGCGCTTCAGCCGACGTCTGCTGAAAAAGCAGCAGTTGAAGCAGAAGAGAAGATTATCGTTAGCAGCGAAGAAACTAAACACGCCCACTAG